ccttgtccaaCGAATCAAAACTCTAGCATCatcataaaagggtatgtgccacagaaattgggtaagtcccactactcacgactggtccactaaaaatggagaACGCAGCAATGAGCCCagcaacaaatggctgcgaagtgacggcAGCGAGCCGAAGGCCCTGAGTACGCACAACgagaacactagggaacgggaaaggcaacggcggctgcgagaagaccccgaagcgatggaaggcctacgccaacgacgacctgcccgtagatctatgagaggtgcgaacgcttgacttcagcgcgaggttctttctctggagtttggacatccgtgtcgtgcctgtgactgcCTGTCGTTTAACTCGGACCTCTCTGCGCTGATAATCAACGTTgaaacagcctagcatcacctagctaaagcttagaaacgacatagaagcaacctagaaacgacctgcatcacctagctaaggcctagaaacaacctagaagcaaccagattagacttcagaatcgtccactttcgctgtttcaagccttgcgcggcttagtgcaagcttcgccaattttttgaAACATTATTAGAACGTTATCACTGCTCCGATGCAGCCGCATTTTTAATTTGGAAAAGAATCGCATTTCGATTGAGAAGGAAGGACGTTAGATGGCTACTAAATGCAGCGCAATGCCACCGCAACCAGTCTTGAGCCACTGTAGGATCTGTGTTAACGCAAGTTGCAGCCATACTCTTTTGCAGACATTTGTCATCATATGGTCAATCTCGGGTCGGCCTTGTTTCGCTGCCTGGGATACTTCCTCTTCTGGAAGTCTATAGGCTTACCATTGACGATAAAAATACAACCATACGTAACTTCATTCAACCGTGATAAAACATGcttgttcgtaaaagacacccagAACAAGCAAGCAATATATTAAGCAAGAACGTAGCCGAATACGTGTTACAAGGCAAACGTTTGTGAAGTGCACTTCCAAGATAAGACATTTTTTGCTGTGATAGCATGATTGAAGGCTGGCCTATGCACCCGTCACCCATTCTATCAATTTGAGCTGCATCAACCACCAACATTGCGTACAAGCCCTTATGACTATATAAAATCTTAGTTTGACCTAACAAAGGGAAGAACTTCCAATGGCCGGAATGACTAGAGACATGCGCATACTTATTCTTCTTGAAAGACAACTGATGCTCCTTAGACCTCACGTTGACGCAGCGGCCCGTTTGCCCTATATAAACTCTGCCACATGACAGCGGAAAAGAGTAAACAACGTTCTTCTTAACATCTGGCAAACATGTTAAAcattgcacacagacgctagtttCTCATCCTTTCAACTAACCCGCTGTTCGACAACCGGGCAATTAGAACTTCATTTGCCCAAAGTAAAAAGAAACCACTTCCACCCAATGCCCACCAGCAATTTTCTTGAGGCCATGAGAACTTATGCACATAGGGCAGgaccacaagtttttttttttccccctgaaCTTCCTTTTCTCTTCAGGGACCCTTCGACCTCGTAAACAACTTTTCAGAGTTCCTAGAAACTGCATAGTCTGGGTCCCCTGCGCTTGAAGCCTGGTTACTTGACGTAAGAAGGCCTCATATCAGCTGTGTGTGGACACGACTTCCCTAAAGCTGACCGCCGGCCGGACACAGTGCCCTTGGCTACTTTGAATGGTAAGATCTATAATGTGACATGTGACAAAGGTTTGGTAGAGTGGGGCAAATGATGCCACATTGTCTTCCAAAAAACCATAACCTCAATTAGGAGGAGTGAAATTCATCAGACTTAACTAGCTAAAACGTGAACTTTAATCCCTTGCCAACTTCCTTAAAAATCTCATGTACACAACCTTCCTGGTGCAGCGTCCTCTCTCAATGAGTACAATAAAGTCATCTATATATCGAAACACCTTTGTAGCTACACCCATACATCCCCGCTCCAAAACGCCAGAAGAAAGTTGCATGCAGATTCCTAACCTTTGAATACAAACTTTGCCATCCCGGTACACAACTGTTGACTGAACGTAACAAAAGATAACTTCAATTTTTCCTTTCGTAATTCTTGCTCCACCTCGCGGGATTATGGAGATCGGATATGTCATATTCGGTGTCCATGTGCTTGCACTCAGCCACACTTTTTACCCTGCATGACATCCTGGCCGATGTCGTTTCTGTGGAGGACGCCCAAGCTTGTACCCATTCCACGTGGGAATGCCCCAAACTGCCCGGCCTACCtagaataccccccccccccgcctcccagTGGAAAGCCGCTCTTTCCAACACAGTcctggacgaccagcgaagaCTCATTGACCGGGCCAGCCGGAGAGTAGCAGAAAATCGAGCCATGGACTGAGCGACTCTTGAACTTCACAAGCAAAACgtacaaaaataaagttttctactGTATAACTACTTCAAGTTGTCAAATAATTAGTCACCGCGCTGCCGTTTGCTGCTTTCAGGTTAACTCAGCTGGCAGAGAGACCGCCCCTCTACCAAAAAGCGTTGGTGCCCGGTTCGATCCCCCGACCATGCAGAGAGAATCTGGCGTCAACTAGGATGCTGTTCGTAGAAATCTCTTTGGAGCTACAACCTgtcctccaccttgcgggattcctcaGATGATTTGCAACACCACACATCACAAAACGTTTCGGTCTCCTCTCTAATGACTTTATTGCACCCCTTCAGACGCTCGAAACCGCCCTTTCAAACGCAGGGTGCCGGACTCCTTTAGATAAGAGTAGGGAATCTGTCGAGTAGACAGAACTGTTGACCGCTGGGATGCTTGCCGCTCTCTGCCCGAGGTGCGGTACAGTGGGAACTCCTGTCGGCTGTATCCGCTGAAGCTCTTCGGAGGAGCCGACGGCGTGCGCCTGGCTCATGTACTTGACGTCAAAGAGAACCTGCTGGATGCGAACCTTCGCCAGATCTCGCTGGTACTTTGCCATCTCACGTAGCTCGGAGGTAATCTGCTGGCAGAACAGAGCCTCGCCATCGGTAAGGTCACTCGCGGGTAGATGGGCAACCTTGCTGGAGCTTGCGCTTGGCCCGGTGTGGTTTCCTGCCTCGGCGCTAATGGAAGGGCCTACGACTCTGGACGGTGACGGAGTGGTTGATAGGCTGCTCGTTTCGTACGAGTGGCTACCACTGTCGACATGGTTGCTTTGTCGTGGGGTTGtacgctgaaaaagaaagaaccaacAACGTTATGCCTTagggtagcatgcgagggtttattaaggagatagccttagatgcctcataaaatgcGAAATTCGACCGTCGACGTCATCATCGGCGGCGTcatcacgagtgatgcaaaaggtcatcatcacgcgatggcaTCCCCATGACATCACACATCGGCAAAATTTGTctcttcatcatgacgtcacatgatggcgtcatcacatgacatagtcgcttagttaaaggtgggccgatcacggaggcagtgcaaaagcaggtgaggtgcagaacccttgccatgcctccgatcctagaggccgTGCTAAACAAGGCTAGGTGCAGGACGCTATCGGAGGTGGGCGGGAAGATCACTACACCGACTAAGAAGAAAAGAacgatggttttcgccttcgagtcgtcttgagcGAATGCACCAGGGAGCCAGTGAGCTTTGGTCAACTGCCACCTCGTGCAAatatcacgtgccacgtgacgccctctggcaaaaagtgTTTTCCTCACTCGCCGCCTTCGCTACGAGCGGCGCTAGCTGACACTCTCAAGGATTACGACCGCAGAAATACCTAACGAAGTGGACAAGGCTTTCGTCGTAGCTCAATTCCGTCcgttgtagctcaattggtagagcatcggacgcgaatttcgaaggttgtggattcGGATCCCCGCTACGGAAAGGGTGCTTTTCCTTCcattttaattcatttcaatttaggtaataattactacaccacagttaaaaaTAATAATTAATGTCTCCCATGCTTCCCTTGGCCTAATTGTTTGTTGGATTAATTTGGTCGTCTATAACCTCAGAAACGTCATTCTATATGCGATACACTTTAAGTCTGTGTATATACAGGGTGCTTCTTTTTTTAGAAAAGACAGATCTTTAATAAAAATTCTaggacagtcacgctccagtagtttTCGCACACGTACCCTatttcgaggcggaaatactttgcctcaACTACAATGGCACTGACGAGACTAATTAACAAACACTCGTTAATTAAGTTTTAATTACTGACTTGAATGCAGTTGTTTATGTTAGAAAGTTTTAGTGTATAATAATTTATTGcgtatccattttttttttttagaaatcacaaaagttgcacgtagttcacGATATTCATAGTCGAATTGCAAGAgcgaaatcaaaactgatcgcgcccggcacgCTCGAAGCGTGGCTCCTCTGTTACGTAACACAGGCggcgcgatcttgtacgcgttactaAAACGGACGGAGGGGGTCCATCCGcttgagtcgcacgcgattggtcaatgtgagccgtgacgagcgccgcgacgTTGTCACGCGAGCCGTGGCGTCACGTGTCTGCTTTCGGACGGAGGCGCAAGAACGGTAGAGACCGTCCGAAACGAAACGAATGGATTAAAATGGCTGCCAGACGGCTCGGATTGGATTGAAACGCAGGCTTCCATTTCTCTCACTGGCTGTTTGCTTCCCCTCGTTCTCGCGAACCAGTTTGTGACGTAAAGCActgaccgcctccgtccgttttatgaacgcgtacaagatcgcgccaTCGGTCGCGGCGCGACGAATTCATTCAAATTTCCTCACTTCCTTGTCacaggtagttccggtctgacgtaacagaacggTCGCGATTCGTGCGCGCCGAGAGCAATCAGTTTCGATATCACCTTTAAAATTcaatgacgaatatctcgaacttCGTGCAACTTttctgatttctaaaaaaatggttaTACCATAAATTGGAACGTACTACAACTCTGTaacataaacacctgccctcaagtgaataattaaaagttaacgagtttttgttaatcagTCGCAAACTGAGTGTCATTacgctgcggcaaagtatttcccccTCGATGTGAAgtacgtgtgcgaaaacgacgggagccttactgtcataagaTTTATAAAAAATATCTCTATTGCCTAAAAAAGCTTCCTTTATATGGTATCCACGTATTTTGACGGTTATTCGCTTCACGCTGTTGTGCGCGCATTTCGACGCCGTCGACACTTTTTTACATAAACCACGTGTCGCGAGGATGGGGGCAGGGATTTAAGTCTCCAGTTAATACACATCGCCATGCGCCATTACACTTTCGAATACACTTCCCAATACAATCATTTGTCTCACTCACTGAATTCTTACTAAAGCAACTGAAGATTCAGAGAGAGATAACATTTTAGTATTGTATAATGAGTTATTGACCCGCACTAACGTAATATGGTATGGACCGTGCAGCCTGCGGATTGCACGACAATGAAAGTATTATGTTTTGTTCCAGCTTGCACGcaatcattttttttattattggccGGCGCCGGTACAGTTCAGTTCTAATAaaaaattgctggggtttaacgtcccaaaaccacgatatgattgtgagggacgccttaggggagtgctccggaaatttcgtccacctgcggttctctaacgtgcagctaaatctaagcacacgggcctcaatcgTTTTCAGCTCCATCGCATAGTTCAGGGCTTCTAAAAAACATGTGACgtattaaaaataaagaaatcgtTTAATATATCGGTTACTTCGTACAAGCGTGCAAAGCGGATGCGGCAACGCTTTGCACAGCACCGGACACCTGTTCATCTCGCTCTTTACTTTCCTTCATTTCATGTAGCTGTTCAACATTATCTCGTTCTCCTCAAACCCCTGAGTATTTTACTTGGCTGTTTGTATAGTCAGCTAGTCTTAGTGTCATGAAACACTCCAGAACAGGTCCAGGAAGCTCGCAGTCAAATATGAGCTCCGTTGCCTGGTTAGCGCACACGACTACCAGCTAAATTATGACTTACTTACCTCTGGAACTGTCGACTGCCGTAGCCTTTTCGTCGGCAGAGGTCGTAGTGACGCCGTTCGAAAGCCATTCATAAATGGAGAAACGACGGGATCTCGAGTCAGCGCCGTGGATTCTGACCCGAGCGCGAAGTGCTTGAGGGGCGAACCGGTTGAATTGTGATGGCAAGCGGGTCGCTTCCTCGGGCTACCCGAGCCCTCCTCCTCCGAGGAGTCCGGCGTCGAAGGCAGGATCATGTCGTTCTCGCAGTTGTAGCTTGGAAACACCGGGTACACGTCGGGAGCCTCGCGCTTCACCTCCTGCGAGCGCGCGTGAAGTCGCACACACGTTGACGTTACAACGTGGCAAAGTATCTCCAACAATGGGGCATCCAGGAAATGGGCCGCGGATCAGGCACGAACCGACACGTCTGGTACGCGGCCCGGTCTGCCGGGATCATGCGCGTAACCGTACAAAAGAGCATACTACTCGCTGTCTTATCCTACcctttgccgtcgtcgtcgcgctagtagtagtagtagtagtatacgCCTCACGCAGGTtgcagtgaataaagaaataataaaacgaaatatattttctTGGAGAAGCGGGACTTGAACCCGGGTCCCCCcggtccgaaggcaagcgtcataaccactgggctataggctctttttttcttctttattgctgGGCTATAGGCCCATGCTTGTAGAATCGGGTGTAAGTGCGTGCATTCAAGTGTAGCggcggatttacgacaccacgtgatttcgctagccaatcacatacactagcccgcttacagcttcgctgtcgggAGGTTCTCACGGCAGACAACTGGCAAACttttttttaacaggaaagtgttttatgccgggctatACCAAGGCTacactgacatatttccgtcacggatatgacgctgtacgatatacactaacagatgacaaagaaaaaattggccgcgtatcagcgtgctgcgctgtaaatatcgtcgaaagacgatagtcttctgccggccgtttctgcgccgtttcagcgcagcctaagaaacactagcattttcaacggagcctaagaaacactagggtgtttagaattacgtatctatgtattttctagtaaaggaacacaccaccgaagacttacgtattgatgttgcgcctcggatATGCGTAATTTTGCTTTTTGATTCGACAATGTTCAGAAGTATGaaagcagctaccagttcaagatggctgggcgttcagcaagtgcttaaactttggccgggtggctaaatcgtgcgacagacagacagagacacagaccaaaatttctgcgtataAGTTCCCCGAGAAagtctatcgtctttaaaaagaagcTAGAGGAAAGAGTTCCGTcggcgggagtcgaacctacgaccccccACTCCGCAGTGCTcggcgcgaaccgactcggccacagacggcacgttcttcagcatactaacggcgacctatttatatacaccatttaccgttggcagtactcagagatcagTGGCACTCcagcgtgctttcgttatcactagagagatggcacgaagggctcgaagggtgcgctttaaacgtcgtcgccccgcgcgttgcgatgcgcgcgcgcatcCACGGGGCACGGTTAcccgtgcgcttatctcgtgatgggggttggtttgtgcgtcttgtgctctcacagcaagtttgcgttgaagttacagagagcacgaaggtcacttcgctcactgcagcggccacttttgcgaaaggagcgcgctgcccacacgaataagctacaactgtgacagttcgcgctcatcctgtatatAATTAatttgtgcgttcgtttcatgcgtcctcctttgtgtttgagcagcgcgctttaactgtcgagctgtgacagttgttagttcgcgctcgtcctgtgtatgttctttccgtgcgtcctttctgttcGAGCAgggcgttgcgagtttcgagctgcttgccgttcttcgcgtgacattacagtttgttgctatggcgttcattccttcgcccttgtgcccaaacaatgcacaacgaacgctcaactatgtctgtgaagacatgtttcgctttcgtgttatgccgattcctatgacagagggatgagccatgttttttcttagagtgtaacagCACAGCCCAGACACACAGGAACACGACGAAAGACCATAAAGAGATAGCAAGAAACGAAAATCGAGACTGCAGTGGGTCCACCAAAACCTTGAAATAAACAGGGCAGCTGACGATATGTCACCTCTTCGTTTCAAAGAAGCTGCCAATTAAAGAACGTTAATATTATCATCAAACGAAACGGCTGTGTCAGAGAAACGAAAATTAACTTCTAAGGCTATGCTTTTGCGTATTGCGGTCGCCGGAAACGATTGCAAGAGTTATTCGAAGTGGACCAAAAAGAGAGCGACTATTATGCGCGCGATGACTTCGGGATTGAAATCTGCCGCGCGATGGACCAGCTCCAAGAGAGAATTGAAGCACTGGAGAGAAGGCCAGAAAATAACGCAGAAACCAAAGGAATCAATATTGCTACAGAAATCATAAGGCGACTCTTTTGTGAGCAGGCATAAACGGCATCAATTCATCTTTTAAGCACGCTAAGCGGTCAGAGCAGTACAGATCGAGGGAATGTGAAAACAGTCGTGTATTTTAATGTTATACTTGGCCTCGGACTGCGTTGAATGCTTGGTAGACTTTCCCGATATTTCTTTGAGGGTCTTCGAGACTCGAGTAGCTATATTTCTTTATTCCAGATCACCGATTGCCCCGCgccatgaaaaaaaatgaaaacgataATGAATTTTTAAAAAACAATACAAACTAAGTTCGTGGATCCGCTACCGCATCAATGTCCAGCAATCTTCACGTTTGTGGCTCTAAGTGCTAGATAGGCAATGTCTCTAGAAAGGTTCAGGTTTTGTTGTTTCAGATCAGCTTGGCGCGAAGGTCGTGAGAACATTGTCACTAAGGAGAGAAGATACGAATCTAATTATGGTTGGGAGCAGCCCAAAGAACGAGGACAAAGACAGCGAGACAACAAACGCGCTTGTCATCTCGCTCTTTGCTGTTGTCCCGCTGCTTCCAACTATGGTATGTTCTCCCTTTGTGGTGATAGCCAGAGCTTGAGTGCGCAGAGAGCGACACCATCTTCGCCAAATTGCTTTGGAGAAACACACCCTTTCTATCCGTGTTGCGAAATGGAGCCGACTATAGTGACAaggatgcagcgatggcgtagtggtagagtatcagcctcgcatgcaaaaggtccgtggttcgaatcccggtgccggacaattcccaaccggatttaaaaaaaaaagatccgcgtgatgatggaattgtgtaaaaaggcctggggtgcagccttactggcgaccacagccagtaatgcactccctcaccagagcaggattggccaccctggtatagtacttggccactacctcccacatgaatacactaATTAACCcacggccctcagtccccagcggttgcgaagcaactgaccaaggcggcggtcagacctgcgacgcagcagagggtgctaagaatctctgggtccggacaggccgccattggaatctgaacttggctacgtataacgctagaactttatccaatgaggcgagtctagctgtactattcgaggaattagagggtgttaaatgtgACGTAATaaggctcagtgaggttaggaggccacaggaggcttatacagtgctgaagaacggccacgtcctatgctatcgtggcttagctgacagaaaagaactaggggtggggttccttattcataaaaatgtagctggcaatatagaggaatactatagcattaatgagagggtgatatgtatcgtaattaagtttaataagaggtaaaagatgaaggtggtacaggcctacgcgcctacatccagccatgatgatcaactggttgaacgcttctacgaagacgtagaatcagcaatgagtaagataaagacacagtatactgtactgatggccgactttaatgcaaaggtaggcaagaagcaggctggagatcatgcagttggggaatatggcatcggctctagaaacgccagaggggagttagttactagtagagttcgcagaacgcaataatttacggatcttgaataccttctacagaaaacgggctactcgtaagtggacgtggaggagtcctaatggcggaactaaaaatgaaatagatttTATAATGTgtggccacccgggcattgtacaggatgtggaagtagttaacaagatccgatgcagtgaccatagattggtaagatctagaattcaactagacttgaggaaggaacggcagaaactgatacgcaagaagccgattaatgaactagctctgagagggaaagtacaggaattcagagtttcacttcagaataggtacgcggctttaaccgaggaaaccgaccttagcgttgacgcaatgaatgataatctgactagtatcattaaggagtgtgcagtggaagtcgggggtacagtcgttagacaggacactggcaagctatcccaagagacgaaacacctcattaagaaacgtcaagccatgaaagcctcaaatgcagcagacaaaatagagctggcggagctttcgaagttaatcaataggcgtaaagtagccgacataagaaagtacaacatggagagaattgagcatgctctaaagaacggaagaagcctcaaagctatgaagacaaaactgtgcataggcaaaagtcagatgtatgcattaagggacagggaaggcaaggtcacaaccaatatggatagaatagttgaggtagcggaacagttctacagagatctgtacagcagccgagacagtcagaatgataacgtaagaagcagtaatagcccagaggaatctcacatcccaccagtattgacaggagaagtaaagaaagccctaaaggcaatgcaaagaggcaaagccgctggtgaggatcaggtaacatcagacctgtcgaaagacggtggagagattattttagaaaaactggccaccctgtatacgaagtgcctctcgacagggaggataccagaatcttggaagaatgccaacgtcatcttgatccataacgaaagggacgtcaaggacctgaaaaattacaggcccatcagcttactgtccgttgtctacaagctatttacaaaagtaattgctaacagaattaatacgacattagagttcaatcaaccaaaggagcaggcaggatttcgtacaggcttctcaacaatagaccatattcatactatcaatcaggtgatagagaaatgcgcggaatacaaccaacccctatacatagccttcatagatcacgagaaggcattcgattcggtggagacatcagcagttatgcgggcactgcggaatcaggacatcgacgaagcctatataaacataatggaagaaatctacagcggatccacagccactatagtcctccataaggaaaccgacagaatcccaataaagaagggcgtacaacagggagacacgatctctacaatgctattcaccgcgtgtttacaggaggttttcagggccctagactgggaagaattagggataagagttaatggagagtatctgagtaacctgcgatttgctgatgacattgcattgattagtaacgcgggagacgaattacagctgatgattactgaactggatacggaaagtagaagagtaggtctgaaaattaatatccataaaactaaagtaatgtggtaCAATCTCgccagagaacagcgctttgcgatagggggcgagacactggaagttgtaaaggag
Above is a window of Rhipicephalus sanguineus isolate Rsan-2018 chromosome 3, BIME_Rsan_1.4, whole genome shotgun sequence DNA encoding:
- the LOC119386195 gene encoding uncharacterized protein LOC119386195, giving the protein MYSWKAMEAAGKASNGKRRKNSWTSEKETRLIGLYEKFRLLWDHRHPDYYKRDQRENAMRAIADGMGNEFDVVNVKDKIKTLRDYFVKEMKKEEGSRTSPCAYISRWEHYKCWEFLRGTVNVETSSQPPMPYPEVKREAPDVYPVFPSYNCENDMILPSTPDSSEEEGSGSPRKRPACHHNSTGSPLKHFALGSESTALTRDPVVSPFMNGFRTASLRPLPTKRLRQSTVPERTTPRQSNHVDSGSHSYETSSLSTTPSPSRVVGPSISAEAGNHTGPSASSSKVAHLPASDLTDGEALFCQQITSELREMAKYQRDLAKVRIQQVLFDVKYMSQAHAVGSSEELQRIQPTGVPTVPHLGQRAASIPAVNSSVYSTDSLLLSKGVRHPAFERAVSSV